One genomic window of Panicum hallii strain FIL2 chromosome 6, PHallii_v3.1, whole genome shotgun sequence includes the following:
- the LOC112897183 gene encoding patatin-like protein 2, with the protein MASTSSAEGAHQTNPEKVKLVTVLSIDGGGVRGIIPAIILSFLEEKLQELDGPDARIADYFDVVAGTSTGGLLTAMLTAPGKNGRPLFDAKDLAQFYIDHSPKIFPQKNWILSKIFGTLRMVRGPKYDGKYLHALLRQYLGDLRLDKALTNVIIPTFDIAFLQPTIFSSFELKQRPDKNALLSDISIGTSAAPTFFPAHYFETKDANGSTRAFNLVDGGLAANNPTLCAMNQVTKDIILGDGDFFPVKPVDYGKFMVISLGCGSNRKSRYSAKAAAKWGIFNWLIKDGTAPIIDMFNAASGDMVDIHLCVLFRALRSSHNYLRIQYDQLTGSAGSIDDCSKENVDKLVKIGKDLLNKTVSRVDLETGWNVDVPGEGTNAEKLAKFAKQLSAERRRRQKLPK; encoded by the exons ATGGCAAGCACTAGTTCTGCAGAAGGTGCACACCAGACCAACCCTGAAAAGGTCAAGCTGGTCACCGTTCTGAGCATCGACGGTGGTGGTGTTAGAGGAATCATCCCGGCTATCATCCTTTCCTTCCTCGAAGAGAAGCTCCAA GAACTGGATGGACCTGATGCTAGGATTGCTGACTACTTCGACGTTGTTGCCGGCACGAGCACCGGCGGTCTCTTGACGGCGATGCTCACAGCCCCGGGCAAGAACGGACGGCCACTCTTCGACGCCAAGGATTTGGCGCAGTTCTACATCGACCACTCGCCCAAAATCTTCCCACAGAA GAACTGGATCCTGTCCAAGATCTTTGGCACGTTGAGGATGGTAAGGGgccccaagtatgatggcaagtaCCTTCACGCGCTGCTTCGTCAGTACCTTGGCGACTTGAGGTTGGACAAGGCGCTAACTAATGTGATCATCCCAACCTTCGACATCGCGTTCCTTCAACCCACGATTTTCTCTAGCTTTGAG CTGAAGCAACGGCCGGACAAAAATGCACTCCTGTCGGACATCTCAATCGGCACCTCCGCCGCTCCAACCTTCTTCCCGGCACACTACTTCGAGACGAAAGACGCGAACGGCAGTACCAGGGCCTTCAACCTCGTCGACGGAGGCCTCGCCGCTAACAATCCC ACGCTGTGTGCGATGAACCAGGTGACAAAGGACATCATCCTTGGGGACGGCGACTTCTTCCCGGTGAAGCCGGTGGACTACGGCAAGTTCATGGTGATCTCCCTCGGCTGCGGATCGAACCGGAAGAGCAGGTACAGCGCCAAGGCCGCGGCCAAGTGGGGCATCTTCAACTGGCTCATCAAGGACGGCACGGCCCCCATCATCGACATGTTCAACGCCGCCAGCGGCGACATGGTCGACATCCACCTCTGCGTCCTCTTCAGGGCCCTGCGCTCCAGCCACAACTACCTGCGCATTCAG TATGATCAGTTGACGGGCAGCGCGGGCTCCATCGACGACTGCTCCAAGGAGAACGTGGACAAGCTGGTGAAGATCGGGAAGGACCTTCTCAACAAGACCGTCTCCCGGGTGGACCTGGAGACCGGCTGGAACGTGGACGTTCCCGGCGAGGGCACCAACGCCGAGAAGCTCGCCAAGTTCGCGAAGCAGCTCTCCGCCGAGCGACGCCGGCGCCAGAAGCTTCCAAAGTAG
- the LOC112897390 gene encoding sodium channel modifier 1-like isoform X1 → MSVFGGDSWARDAQQRKRRLDDLLSPSTPESFRRLPNGKLACLVCPHRPVLDSPLMLSMHNKGARHIAAESRLREKELSKKHEMNKRLALSSDASHSNSANPHSSSKLTNMKEKPLIEQTRRAILEAQSSRFHDFNGKKVSHDLKWMANTSSSDPHAAPSDVTMEKLTGNTGSIQCNSSKGESFAGNQIQGKLLSDWQTEAQKRQEQELRFTASGWKRDGHGRWYRDENVEFDSDEDDPNICLR, encoded by the exons ATGAGCGTGTTCGGCGGCGACAGCTGGGCGCGTGATGCGCAGCAGCGGAAGCGCCGCCTCGACGACCTCTTGTCTCCCTCGACGCCCGAATCCTTCAGGAGGCTCCCCAATGGCAAGCTCGCCTGCCTCGTCTGCCCCCACCGCCCCGTCCTCGACTCCCCTCTCATGCTCTCC ATGCATAATAAAGGTGCACGGCACATCGCGGCAGAATCTAGGCTGAGGGAGAAAGAACTATCTAAGAAGCACGAAATGAACAAGAGACTGGCTCTCTCATCAGATGCTTCCCATTCAAATTCTGCTAATCCACACTCCAGTAGTAAGCTTACCAATATGAAAGAAAAGCCATTAATTGAGCAGACACGGAGGGCAATCCTGGAAGCACAATCAAGCAGGTTCCATGATTTCAATGGCAAGAAGGTATCTCATGATTTGAAGTGGATGGCAAATACTTCATCCTCTGATCCCCATGCTGCTCCTTCTGATGTTACAATGGAAAAGTTGACTGGAAATACTGGATCAATACAGTGTAACAGCAGTAAAGGAGAATCTTTTGCCGGAAATCAGATTCAAGGCAAGTTACTTTCAGATTGGCAAACAGAAGCCCAAAAACGCCAGGAGCAAGAACTTCGGTTCACGGCTTCAGGCTGGAAACGGGATGGCCATGGAAGATGGTACAGAGATGAAAAT GTTGAATTTGACTCGGATGAAGATGATCCTAACATCTGTCTCCGCTGA
- the LOC112897390 gene encoding sodium channel modifier 1-like isoform X2: MSVFGGDSWARDAQQRKRRLDDLLSPSTPESFRRLPNGKLACLVCPHRPVLDSPLMLSMHNKGARHIAAESRLREKELSKKHEMNKRLALSSDASHSNSANPHSSSKLTNMKEKPLIEQTRRAILEAQSSRFHDFNGKKCNSSKGESFAGNQIQGKLLSDWQTEAQKRQEQELRFTASGWKRDGHGRWYRDENVEFDSDEDDPNICLR, translated from the exons ATGAGCGTGTTCGGCGGCGACAGCTGGGCGCGTGATGCGCAGCAGCGGAAGCGCCGCCTCGACGACCTCTTGTCTCCCTCGACGCCCGAATCCTTCAGGAGGCTCCCCAATGGCAAGCTCGCCTGCCTCGTCTGCCCCCACCGCCCCGTCCTCGACTCCCCTCTCATGCTCTCC ATGCATAATAAAGGTGCACGGCACATCGCGGCAGAATCTAGGCTGAGGGAGAAAGAACTATCTAAGAAGCACGAAATGAACAAGAGACTGGCTCTCTCATCAGATGCTTCCCATTCAAATTCTGCTAATCCACACTCCAGTAGTAAGCTTACCAATATGAAAGAAAAGCCATTAATTGAGCAGACACGGAGGGCAATCCTGGAAGCACAATCAAGCAGGTTCCATGATTTCAATGGCAAGAAG TGTAACAGCAGTAAAGGAGAATCTTTTGCCGGAAATCAGATTCAAGGCAAGTTACTTTCAGATTGGCAAACAGAAGCCCAAAAACGCCAGGAGCAAGAACTTCGGTTCACGGCTTCAGGCTGGAAACGGGATGGCCATGGAAGATGGTACAGAGATGAAAAT GTTGAATTTGACTCGGATGAAGATGATCCTAACATCTGTCTCCGCTGA